In the Telopea speciosissima isolate NSW1024214 ecotype Mountain lineage chromosome 2, Tspe_v1, whole genome shotgun sequence genome, one interval contains:
- the LOC122652094 gene encoding serine/threonine-protein kinase ATG1c-like isoform X2 has product MQQLAAGLQVLRENNLIHRDLKPQNLLLFTNDNHSVLKIADFGFARSLQPRGLAETLCGSPLYMAPEIMQLQKYDAKADLWSVGAILFQLVTGKTPFTGNSQIQLLQNIVKSTELHFPPDNKDLSTDCIDLCRKLLRRNPVERLTFEEFFNHPFLSLYRPEDSLRSTIASKTVNCFPLAEYDSRRHRGENSQEECLPFPLEDDPSGPDVSPSFLTKKASMKSASGLSGDTKVDKRVVASNVSNNIDIASRYGSPTYKLENTGLRLDQHRHLSENLKESLQIMDQQPVKAPSKVIDSLEFIDQDYVLVSGFSVEVSASSISTSRSRHSPSKSKSSQVASVSNNTTSSAPMPIIGAVVRNTCGGGSMDSYSSAPSGASQGSMDIGDAVEQPSSHCLTRIRSLQQCASAITELVNDKIETGRQLEAFSIQLVILAIWKEALHICHAQAASTVEGSPTQDITRIRESTNGKHSNSDVQERVSIVDTGGPEALCSQIEKEFLLEVGHADELARDLEPNGATEMPDAMETIFQSALAFGRHGAVEELMGDMESAASLYSKSVRLLNFLLVEAPSLILIPPFSLTNSDRFRLQTYIDILNNRQGQSRSQRIALFKCEDQQCPP; this is encoded by the exons GTCATTACAACCTAGAGGCCTGGCAGAAACATTATGCGGCTCTCCACTCTACATGGCTCCAGAAATAATGCAACTCCAGAAATATGATGCAAAG GCAGATCTCTGGAGTGTTGGGGCCATCTTGTTTCAGCTTGTAACTGGGAAGACCCCATTTACTGGAAATAGCCAAATACAG TTGCTACAGAACATTGTGAAATCAACTGAGTTGCACTTCCCTCCAGATAATAAGGATTTGAGTACTGACTGCATTGATTTATGTCGGAAGTTGTTGCGTCGCAACCCCG TGGAAAGACTAACATTTGAAGAGTTCTTTAACCatccatttctttctctctacAGACCAGAAGATTCACTGAG GAGTACGATTGCATCAAAGACAGTTAATTGTTTTCCATTGGCTGAATATGATTCTAGAAGGCACAGAGGAGAAAATTCTCAAGAGGAATGCCTGCCTTTCCCTTTGGAAGATGATCCTAGTGGTCCTGATGTGAGCCCTTCTTTCCTCACAAAGAAGGCCTCAATGAAGTCGGCCTCTGGACTTTCTGGGGATACAAAAGTTGACAAAAGAGTAGTAGCTTCTAATGTTTCCAACAACATAGATATTGCTTCTAGATATGGTAGTCCCACGTACAAACTGGAGAACACTGGACTTAGGCTTGATCAGCATAGGCATTTAAGTGAGAATCTCAAAGAATCTTTACAAATCATGGACCAACAACCAGTGAAGGCTCCTTCCAAAG TTATAGATTCACTGGAGTTCATTGATCAGGATTATGTCCTTGTGTCTGGATTCTCTGTGGAGGTGTCGGCTTCATCTATTAGCACATCTAGGTCACGTCATTCACCATCCAAATCAAAGAGTTCCCAAGTGGCATCTGTAAGTAATAATACCACATCAAGTGCACCGATGCCAATTATTGGTGCAGTAGTCCGGAATACCTGCGGTGGTGGAAGCATGGATAGTTACAGCTCTGCACCTTCTGGAGCTTCACAAGGATCCATGGATATAGGTGATGCTGTGGAGCAACCATCATCTCATTGCTTGACAAGGATTAGGTCATTGCAGCAGTGTGCTTCTGCTATCACAGAATTAGTAAATGATAAG ATTGAGACAGGTAGGCAATTAGAAGCATTCTCAATTCAGCTTGTAATCTTAGCGATCTGGAAGGAAGCACTTCATATTTGCCATGCACAAGCTGCATCAACTGTAGAAGGAAGTCCAACTCAGGACATTACTCGAATCAGGGAAAGCACCAATGGGAAGCATAGTAATTCTGATGTCCAAGAAAGGGTTAGTATTGTTGACACTGGAGGACCTGAGGCTTTGTGCTCCCAGATTGAAAAAGAATTTCTCCTTGAGGTTGGGCATGCCGATGAACTTGCCAGAGATCTTGAACCAAATG GGGCAACAGAGATGCCAGACGCAATGGAAACAATATTCCAATCCGCCCTTGCATTTGGTAGACATGGTGCT GTCGAAGAGCTGATGGGTGATATGGAGAGTGCAGCATCACTCTATTCAAAATCCGTACGCTTGCTAAACTTTCTTCTAGTGGAAGCACCCTCCCTAATCCTGATTCCACCCTTCTCCCTTACAAATTCAGATCGCTTTCGGCTGCAGACATACATTGATATCCTGAATAACAGGCAGGGCCAGTCCAGGTCTCAAAGAATTGCTCTTTTCAAGTGTGAGGATCAACAATGCCCACCTTGA